The genomic DNA GGCGTCATTGTCCGGAACCTTACGGGTGCCACATCCCTATCGGAGAACTGAAAGCGTTACTCCAGTGACTTCCGGCTCTTGTTGGACTGGCTCTTTGAATCGagattgtgtgttttggtgTTTAAATGGCAGAATTGTTGAAAGCGGACTCGCGCTGTTTGTCCAGAAGAACTCTATAGAGTGAGCTACAGGATCCGTTGCTCTTCTCTGTACTATGTTCAAAAAGATGAGTGAATTTGGTCCAGATTCCGGGGGGAGAGTGAAGGTAATGGAGCCGGAGACGTAAAGATGAATTCTGTGTGATTCTCTGAAACAGTTGAATTAAGAAACATGTCGACTGACTGGCACACAACACGTGACTGTTGAACTGTTTGTGTTCCACAGGGAGTGACGATCGTGAAACCCATCGTGTTGGGAAACGTCGCCCGCTACTTcgggaagaagagggaggaggatggaCACACGCACCAGTGGTCTGTGTACGTGAAGCCCTACAGGAACGAGGTGAGGCTTCTACCAGGTTGATCAAATACTGCTGCTCGTGTTTTCTATCAcacagcaaaacataaactaaacACTGAAATACACGATCATGGTCATTATACAGAACTTTCCTGCGTGGAGTCAAAGCACATTTCAGTGACCCGTGAGGGTTCACATGTTCTCCCCTTTATATTTTAGGGTGTAGTCTGAAAAGATTACATTTCGGGGTGTTTGCCAGGATATATGTTATTACACTAATCTCTTTCAGAGACACAGGGTCTAGTTTCTTGTCCACTTCTGAACCAAATAGGTATTATATTGGTGTAATGTCCAGCGGCTTTTTCAGGATCTTGACACTTTGTGTTGTATTTGCACCCCCTTCAGGAAGTGCTGTAGTTTTCTACATCAACCAAAACCTCTGGATAATTGATCCTGTAGCTATCATTCAACGATGATCTGTTGGATGTATTAAGAGGAGCAGGGTTATATGCATCCTGTGTACACATGTAGAAATCTATCTCAAGACAACGAGTCAAAGACATTCTGACACAAATAGTCCAACTGTCTATCACATTGTTCTTCCAGGATATGTCGGCTTATGTGAAGAAGATCCAGTTCAAGCTGCATGAGAGCTATGGTAACCCACTGAGAGGTGAGTCAGGGCAGGACACATGAATGGAAACGCATCATAATCGTAGATTGCAGGTACGTTGATGTTTTCACCTGCGACCTGTGTAATATGCTGGGTTTTTTCTGCCTTCCAGTGGTGACGAAGCCTCCATATGAGATCACAGAGACGGGCTGGGGCGAGTTCGAGATCATCATCAAGATCTTCTTCATCGACCCCAATGAGAGATCTGTAAGAGCCGCCATTAGTAGTCCCACTAAATTAAGATATAACTCCTATATCCTGATCTGCATACTGTTGCTGCTTGTTACTTTATTGTATGGCAGCTTAAAGAAAGGGAAGGCAACTACCTGAAATGATATCGAGCCAAGATTAGCTGTAATTATACTTGAACACTAATTAAACAACATATGGAAATAATCTGTATTTAGTAAAAAATAATGCAATATAACTTTTTCTTCCCTGTATTTCTTATtttggatgtttgtgtttgtttatgtgtgtgttaggtGACTCTGTACCATCTATTGAAGCTGTTCCAGTCAGACTCCAGTGCCATGCCCAAGAAGACGGTTGTCTCTGAATTTTATGATGAAATGGTACAACTGCTTTCATGCTGCAGCTTATTTATGACCACAGTTATTGTCCTGTACTAACTGTGATGTTGTTTTACTCTGAAAAATACTAGTATTTACTCTCCCCTTAAGGTAAATGGCTTTAAAAATGTATCCTTGAAAGATTTATACCTGAtgggtcccccccccccccccagatctTCCAGGATCCCACAGCCATGATGCAGCAGCTCCTGACCACATCAAGACAACTCACACTGGGGGCATACAAGCACGAGACAGAGTGtatgtacacgcacacacatgcacacactgagcATAGAAACACGAGACACAAGTGTGAATGTACCAACTTAGTTTTCACATTCTCTCCAGCTTTGATATCTGTGAAATCTAGTATGTGCCTCTGTGCTGAAGGACAACATTGACACTGCCATCATGCTTATTTGGGTTTGCTCGCCTGTGTCTGCAGTCAGTGAGCTGGAGCAGAAGACcaaggagaagatggagacgGCGAAGAAACGAACCAGTCAGGAGATCGCAGAGCTGAAAGACAAATTAAAAGccagcagagaaaacatcaaCCACCTGAAGGCGGAGATCaggaagctggaggaggatggagaccACAAGGAGCACTGAAAAAGGGACAAGTGTGAACATGAATGACATTCAGCAGGGCTCCTGGTTTCCTCTGTAATTTTATAGAATtgatgcattgttttgaattgtgttgtgcTAAAAGGAGCTGTTAAaaattctgacattttctgattCGTTCATGATTATTTGCCAAAACTCTTCTGTTTTGAAACAAGGCTTATTCTTGACAGTGAACACCCCTTTGGTATtcagtgtgaatattttttttttttttttttactgaactgTCATTTTTCTATGTAAAGTAAGTATGTTTACAGTATTGCTTGTGTACATTTCTTCTGTTGCTCTATGCAGGCTGAGGCTCATGGGAGTTGTGGACTGTAATCTATATTTGTTCACATTGTAAGATCAGTTAAATCAGGTGTTTTCATGCTGTTCTCTACCAGCAAAACAGGATAAAAACCTTAAATGGCAGAATTTGTTCTGCTTCTTAGCCCTTATCCT from Paralichthys olivaceus isolate ysfri-2021 chromosome 23, ASM2471397v2, whole genome shotgun sequence includes the following:
- the yeats4 gene encoding YEATS domain-containing protein 4, whose product is MFKKMSEFGPDSGGRVKGVTIVKPIVLGNVARYFGKKREEDGHTHQWSVYVKPYRNEDMSAYVKKIQFKLHESYGNPLRVVTKPPYEITETGWGEFEIIIKIFFIDPNERSVTLYHLLKLFQSDSSAMPKKTVVSEFYDEMIFQDPTAMMQQLLTTSRQLTLGAYKHETEFSELEQKTKEKMETAKKRTSQEIAELKDKLKASRENINHLKAEIRKLEEDGDHKEH